In Melanotaenia boesemani isolate fMelBoe1 chromosome 16, fMelBoe1.pri, whole genome shotgun sequence, the following proteins share a genomic window:
- the slf2 gene encoding SMC5-SMC6 complex localization factor protein 2 isoform X1, whose protein sequence is MRRATEKQVRPGTFAEYLSPRSRGMDLALQQYSVPHFTSFSQETPMKPSQVPNLLSHPHPRRMLPLQTPEQSSRDRYSQHSHHPPSASPIYSTGFVPHRPEITRPLANPFPTDRVLPPKHFAQPPELASSRSPFTGSSVYGHETTPKERLDSRLQVVQSVPKQQVSSSQFGPACSTNSNTSTDGPCTPSVFHHVPSTFVKNLSNHFPSHHSSGNQETVSKVISSHSESNNETMKKQDSKKAQSSEVRSSIQTVQLQKPPVSLTSPSLISSAGPEVQLQPTADFNDCHPVISHSPSKGFQNPLNTQNLDCSTGYNSPVMNSPVSSSQSPQQQHERTPSSSRSTPAIDLHCTSQKRHRESEHCSENSKKLCTQDANLSKKQTNIPTPSNTPSTSVVSKPSSKNSLVLEQPPKTTDSHVCTELVCGQSAYSSNCQSTHSHSTSSPKHCTKREPSKQAHTESTDKKAGIRSASSKSNEKSVKRNEENRKTDRSTSLSVSLKEFCKSPHIGPLSRCSGHSACSTPIKTPSKDTHLGESKKSDCNTFKPTSKPNSDSSSHCAVGSSKTSCPRRSVPDDLCDLFTPDPMTYIVSTARKTAKPKMEEKMIKSPSSEKGSCPSFNCSTPVIGTGSHKTPHFRVTESPLTAPPSTCTSHVSLPSVTLKHTKVKKLKHCSKDKGHKKCPKAFSGTQIKDENVKSEDKGTPLLPSNVGSCPLETGTGTFEQTSVSQCTQSLPPEVQENEGNQKEIKEENSIDEELDLGLSIAYKVNLTQSSNSSEEEQLISLKEMMERVAKPPDTPEKGTFSEPATPVHNSTQPKTLLPSTTKPGVYKNSLDQMLIEMNSNKRAKEVEAQLLVTCKEELLKITEYEEENQEEGISAEQQEFLQRYSVMTSAIRDVPPGEVVFNLDKFGQIFNQNTLQLRQCMVNPQGTAQKTLLWSSPAQLRLHVNIGLFQEAYDRDLPCPAEVTRFLFKMMSVHSERMLSEKMLQALCDIACSAAYQIVKNGSKEFEVWVPSLADVTLVLMNMGVDFVTLFPFEELQPPFSEGDLLEDVYIITESPFINKEQIIYPEHNCSNIFKYLSYCMGLCPQAYSDDELLMLLTMMGTISLDTQRILQSTVEVTSLQYKIVNNIRDWDTQLPRICQAFTNLTNDHHNMCLLVQLLPDNTRGKQLRRHLSLSMISKLLDGSCTYKPHQNEFQLADLRPYLPRIQPSALLRSLQKDKEEDMATLDQQAYYLCSSLLTLTNEASHLQYFPPHQKEQLLLLSFELETHVKCDIRESEKCLYRSKVKDLVARIYTKWQMLLQKTKPLNGKLYDYWQPVETFRISQDDEETEDETISSDEDENDVLSAEENEAEMEEEVLETGEDMEGPGDTEEDFTKDEASKTEEANKPLTVESNQVMPEMHPQALDDQTNDGLKTLLR, encoded by the exons ATGAGGAGAGCCACTGAAAAGCAAGTACGCCCCGG AACATTTGCAGAATATTTATCCCCAAGAAGTAGAG GGATGGACCTTGCACTCCAGCAGTACTCAGTACCACATTTCACATCTTTTTCCCAGGAGACCCCAATGAAACCCTCTCAAGTACCTAACCTGCTTTCTCATCCTCACCCCAGGAGAATGTTGCCACTCCAAACGCCTGAGCAGTCCAGCAGGGACAGATACAGTCAACATTCACACCATCCACCTTCAGCCAGTCCAATATATTCTACAGGGTTTGTTCCACATAGGCCTGAAATTACTAGACCTCTAGCAAATCCTTTTCCAACTGACAGAGTTCTTCCTCCAAAGCACTTTGCTCAACCTCCTGAGCTTGCTTCAAGCAGGTCTCCTTTCACTGGAAGTTCAGTATATGGACATGAAACTACACCAAAAGAAAGACTGGATTCAAGGCTGCAAGTTGTGCAATCCGTGCCAAAACAGCAGGTCAGCTCTTCTCAGTTTGGTCCAGCCTGCTCAACCAACAGTAATACTTCCACTGATGGACCCTGTACCCCCAGTGTATTTCATCATGTACCCTCTACATTCGTGAAGAATTTAAGCAATCACTTCCCTTCCCACCACAGCAGTGGAAATCAAGAGACTGTTTCCAAGGTCATTTCCTCTCATTCAGAAAGCAAcaatgaaacaatgaaaaaacaagACTCAAAGAag GCTCAGTCCAGTGAAGTCAGAAGTTCCATTCAAACTGTCCAGCTGCAAAAACCTCCTGTGAGCCTTACAAGCCCTTCACTCATTAGCAGTGCAGGCCCGGAAGTTCAACTGCAGCCCACTGCCGACTTCAACGATTGCCATCCTGTCATCAGCCATTCACCCTCAAAGGGCTTCCAGAATCCTTTGAATACACAGAATTTGGACTGTAGTACTGGTTACAATTCACCCGTCATGAACAGCCCTGTGTCTTCATCGCAG agCCCCCAACAGCAACATGAACGAACACCATCAAGTTCAAGATCAACTCCAG CTATTGATCTGCATTGTACATCTCAGAAGAGGCACAGAGAGTCTGAGCACTGTTCTGAGAACTCCAAGAAACTGTGCACTCAGGATGCAAACTTGAGCAAAAAGCAGACAAACATACCTACACCTAGCAACACGCCAAGCACTTCAGTAGTTTCTAAGCCATCATCTAAGAATTCTTTAGTTTTGGAACAACCTCCCAAAACGACCGACAGCCATGTGTGTACAGAGCTGGTATGTGGACAATCAGCATATTCATCCAACTGTCAATCCACCCATTCACACAGCACATCTTCACCTAAACATTGTACAAAGAGAGAGCCATCAAAGCAAGCTCACACAGAGTCCACTGATAAGAAGGCAGGAATACGTAGTGCATCTTCCAAGTCCAATgaaaaaagtgtgaaaagaAATGAGGAAAACCGTAAAACTGATAGATCAACGTCCTTGTCAGTTTCTCTAAAAGAATTTTGTAAATCACCTCACATTGGGCCACTTAGCCGCTGCTCTGGTCACAGTGCCTGTAGTACTCCTATCAAGACCCCAAGCAAGGATACTCATTTGGGGGAGAGTAAAAAATCAGACTGTAACACTTTCAAACCAACATCAAAACCAAATTCTGATTCTTCAAGTCATTGCGCAGTAGGTAGCAGTAAAACTAGCTGTCCACGAAGATCTGTCCCAGATGATTTATGTGATCTTTTCACTCCTGATCCCATGACCTACATAGTCAGCACTGCACGTAAGACTGCAAAGCCTAAGATGGAGgagaaaatgatcaaatcaCCGTCCTCTGAGAAAGGTTCTTGCCCTTCATTCAACTGCAGTACTCCAGTTATTGGAACTGGTTCTCACAAAACTCCACATTTCAGAGTAACGGAATCTCCACTCACAGCGCCACCCTCAACATGTACATCCCATGTCTCATTGCCAAGTGTGACTTTGAAGCACACAAAagtgaaaaaactaaaacattgtTCCAAAGATAAGGGACATAAAAAATGTCCCAAAGCTTTTTCAGGCACACAGATTAAAGATGAGAATGTTAAATCTGAAGACAAAGGCACACCTCTCCTCCCCAGCAATGTGGGTTCATGCCCTTTGGAGACTGGCACTGGAACATTTGAGCAAACCTCTGTATCCCAGTGTACTCAGTCTCTACCACCAGAGGTGCAGGAAAATGAAGGGAATCAAAAGGAGATAAAAGAAGAGAATTCCATAGATGAGGAACTGGACCTAGGCCTGAGCATTGCCTATAAAGTAAATCTAACTCAGAGTTCAAATAGCAGTGAAGAAGAGCAGTTAATTTCCTTAAAGGAGATGATGGAGCGTGTTGCCAAGCCTCCAGATACACCAGAGAAGGGGACCTTCTCCGAGCCAGCTACACCTGTACATAACAGCACCCAGCCAAAAACT CTTTTACCATCCACCACAAAGCCAGGTGTCTACAAGAACAGTCTTGACCAGATGCTGATAGAGATGAACAGCAATAAAAG aGCTAAGGAGGTGGAGGCACAGCTTCTAGTTACATGTAAAGAAGAACTGCTGAAGATAACAGAGTATGAGGAGGAGAACCAGGAAGAAGGCATCTCTGCTGAGCAGCA GGAATTCCTGCAGCGTTACTCAGTGATGACTAGTGCAATCAGGGATGTGCCTCCAGGAGAAGTAGTGTTCAACTTGGACAAGTTTGGACAGATCTTCAACCAGAATACACTGCAGCTCAGACAGTGTATGGTCAATCCACAGGGGACAGCACAGAAAACACTTCTTTG GTCCAGCCCTGCTCAGCTGAGACTGCATGTGAATATTGGGTTATTTCAGGAAGCTTATGACAGAGACTTGCCCTGTCCAGCTGAGGTTACCCGTTTCCTATTCAAG ATGATGTCGGTCCACTCTGAGAGGATGCTGTCTGAAAAGATGCTACAAGCTCTGTGTGACATTGCCTGTTCTGCTGCTTATCAGATAG TGAAAAATGGGAGCAAGGAGTTTGAAGTGTGGGTGCCAAGTTTGGCTGATGTGACACTGGTACTGATGAACATGGGTGTTGACTTTGTTACACTCTTCCCTTTTGAAGAGCTACAGCCTCCATTCAGTGAGGGAGATTTGCT GGAGGATGTCTATATTATAACTGAGAGTCCCTTCATTAACAAGGAGCAAATTATTTATCCTGAACATAACTGCAGCAACATCTTTAAG taCCTGTCCTACTGTATGGGCCTGTGCCCCCAAGCGTATAGTGACGACGAGCTGCTGATGTTGCTAACCATGATGGGAACAATCAGCCTGGACACACAGCGCATCCTCCAGTCCACTGTGGAAGTGACCAGTCTTCAATATAAAATTGTCAACAACATCAGGGATTGGGACACTCAG cTACCCAGAATCTGTCAGGCCTTTACGAATTTAACTAATGATCATCACAACATGTGCCTTCTAGTTCAACTCCTGCCTGACAATACACGGggaaa ACAGCTTCGGCGACATCTTAGCCTGTCCATGATCTCAAAGTTGTTGGATGGAAGTTGCACCTACAAACCTCATCAGAATGAGTTCCAG CTTGCTGACTTAAGGCCGTACCTCCCCCGAATACAACCTTCTGCTCTTCTCCGGAGCCTGCAAAAAGATAAAGAAGAGGACATGGCCACTCTAGACCAACAG GCCTATTACCTGTGCTCTAGCCTTTTGACTCTAACAAATGAAGCATCCCATCTTCAGTACTTCCCACCTCATCAGAAg GAGCAGCTGCTTCTTTTGTCATTTGAGCTGGAAACCCATGTCAAGTGTGACATCAGAGAGAGTGAGAAATGTCTTTACCGCAGCAAG GTAAAGGACCTTGTGGCCAGGATCTACACTAAATGGCAGATGCTCCTTCAGAAGACTAAACCTCTTAAT GGAAAGCTGTATGATTATTGGCAGCCTGTGGAGACCTTTAGGATCAGCCaagatgatgaagaaactgaggATGAAACCATTTCAAGTGATGAAGATGAGAATGATGTTTTAAGTGCTGAGGAAAATGAGGCAGAGATGGAAGAAGAGGTGTTGGAGACAGGAGAGGACATGGAAGGGCCAGGAGACACTGAAGAAGACTTTACCAAGGATGAAGCAAGCAAAACAGAAGAGGCAAATAAGCCATTGACTGTTGAATCGAACCAAGTGATGCCTGAAATGCATCCTCAAGCTTTGGATGATCAAACTAATGATGGATTGAAGACATTATTGAGATGA
- the slf2 gene encoding SMC5-SMC6 complex localization factor protein 2 isoform X2 codes for MRRATEKQVRPGTFAEYLSPRSRGMDLALQQYSVPHFTSFSQETPMKPSQVPNLLSHPHPRRMLPLQTPEQSSRDRYSQHSHHPPSASPIYSTGFVPHRPEITRPLANPFPTDRVLPPKHFAQPPELASSRSPFTGSSVYGHETTPKERLDSRLQVVQSVPKQQVSSSQFGPACSTNSNTSTDGPCTPSVFHHVPSTFVKNLSNHFPSHHSSGNQETVSKVISSHSESNNETMKKQDSKKAQSSEVRSSIQTVQLQKPPVSLTSPSLISSAGPEVQLQPTADFNDCHPVISHSPSKGFQNPLNTQNLDCSTGYNSPVMNSPVSSSQSPQQQHERTPSSSRSTPAIDLHCTSQKRHRESEHCSENSKKLCTQDANLSKKQTNIPTPSNTPSTSVVSKPSSKNSLVLEQPPKTTDSHVCTELVCGQSAYSSNCQSTHSHSTSSPKHCTKREPSKQAHTESTDKKAGIRSASSKSNEKSVKRNEENRKTDRSPHIGPLSRCSGHSACSTPIKTPSKDTHLGESKKSDCNTFKPTSKPNSDSSSHCAVGSSKTSCPRRSVPDDLCDLFTPDPMTYIVSTARKTAKPKMEEKMIKSPSSEKGSCPSFNCSTPVIGTGSHKTPHFRVTESPLTAPPSTCTSHVSLPSVTLKHTKVKKLKHCSKDKGHKKCPKAFSGTQIKDENVKSEDKGTPLLPSNVGSCPLETGTGTFEQTSVSQCTQSLPPEVQENEGNQKEIKEENSIDEELDLGLSIAYKVNLTQSSNSSEEEQLISLKEMMERVAKPPDTPEKGTFSEPATPVHNSTQPKTLLPSTTKPGVYKNSLDQMLIEMNSNKRAKEVEAQLLVTCKEELLKITEYEEENQEEGISAEQQEFLQRYSVMTSAIRDVPPGEVVFNLDKFGQIFNQNTLQLRQCMVNPQGTAQKTLLWSSPAQLRLHVNIGLFQEAYDRDLPCPAEVTRFLFKMMSVHSERMLSEKMLQALCDIACSAAYQIVKNGSKEFEVWVPSLADVTLVLMNMGVDFVTLFPFEELQPPFSEGDLLEDVYIITESPFINKEQIIYPEHNCSNIFKYLSYCMGLCPQAYSDDELLMLLTMMGTISLDTQRILQSTVEVTSLQYKIVNNIRDWDTQLPRICQAFTNLTNDHHNMCLLVQLLPDNTRGKQLRRHLSLSMISKLLDGSCTYKPHQNEFQLADLRPYLPRIQPSALLRSLQKDKEEDMATLDQQAYYLCSSLLTLTNEASHLQYFPPHQKEQLLLLSFELETHVKCDIRESEKCLYRSKVKDLVARIYTKWQMLLQKTKPLNGKLYDYWQPVETFRISQDDEETEDETISSDEDENDVLSAEENEAEMEEEVLETGEDMEGPGDTEEDFTKDEASKTEEANKPLTVESNQVMPEMHPQALDDQTNDGLKTLLR; via the exons ATGAGGAGAGCCACTGAAAAGCAAGTACGCCCCGG AACATTTGCAGAATATTTATCCCCAAGAAGTAGAG GGATGGACCTTGCACTCCAGCAGTACTCAGTACCACATTTCACATCTTTTTCCCAGGAGACCCCAATGAAACCCTCTCAAGTACCTAACCTGCTTTCTCATCCTCACCCCAGGAGAATGTTGCCACTCCAAACGCCTGAGCAGTCCAGCAGGGACAGATACAGTCAACATTCACACCATCCACCTTCAGCCAGTCCAATATATTCTACAGGGTTTGTTCCACATAGGCCTGAAATTACTAGACCTCTAGCAAATCCTTTTCCAACTGACAGAGTTCTTCCTCCAAAGCACTTTGCTCAACCTCCTGAGCTTGCTTCAAGCAGGTCTCCTTTCACTGGAAGTTCAGTATATGGACATGAAACTACACCAAAAGAAAGACTGGATTCAAGGCTGCAAGTTGTGCAATCCGTGCCAAAACAGCAGGTCAGCTCTTCTCAGTTTGGTCCAGCCTGCTCAACCAACAGTAATACTTCCACTGATGGACCCTGTACCCCCAGTGTATTTCATCATGTACCCTCTACATTCGTGAAGAATTTAAGCAATCACTTCCCTTCCCACCACAGCAGTGGAAATCAAGAGACTGTTTCCAAGGTCATTTCCTCTCATTCAGAAAGCAAcaatgaaacaatgaaaaaacaagACTCAAAGAag GCTCAGTCCAGTGAAGTCAGAAGTTCCATTCAAACTGTCCAGCTGCAAAAACCTCCTGTGAGCCTTACAAGCCCTTCACTCATTAGCAGTGCAGGCCCGGAAGTTCAACTGCAGCCCACTGCCGACTTCAACGATTGCCATCCTGTCATCAGCCATTCACCCTCAAAGGGCTTCCAGAATCCTTTGAATACACAGAATTTGGACTGTAGTACTGGTTACAATTCACCCGTCATGAACAGCCCTGTGTCTTCATCGCAG agCCCCCAACAGCAACATGAACGAACACCATCAAGTTCAAGATCAACTCCAG CTATTGATCTGCATTGTACATCTCAGAAGAGGCACAGAGAGTCTGAGCACTGTTCTGAGAACTCCAAGAAACTGTGCACTCAGGATGCAAACTTGAGCAAAAAGCAGACAAACATACCTACACCTAGCAACACGCCAAGCACTTCAGTAGTTTCTAAGCCATCATCTAAGAATTCTTTAGTTTTGGAACAACCTCCCAAAACGACCGACAGCCATGTGTGTACAGAGCTGGTATGTGGACAATCAGCATATTCATCCAACTGTCAATCCACCCATTCACACAGCACATCTTCACCTAAACATTGTACAAAGAGAGAGCCATCAAAGCAAGCTCACACAGAGTCCACTGATAAGAAGGCAGGAATACGTAGTGCATCTTCCAAGTCCAATgaaaaaagtgtgaaaagaAATGAGGAAAACCGTAAAACTGATAG ATCACCTCACATTGGGCCACTTAGCCGCTGCTCTGGTCACAGTGCCTGTAGTACTCCTATCAAGACCCCAAGCAAGGATACTCATTTGGGGGAGAGTAAAAAATCAGACTGTAACACTTTCAAACCAACATCAAAACCAAATTCTGATTCTTCAAGTCATTGCGCAGTAGGTAGCAGTAAAACTAGCTGTCCACGAAGATCTGTCCCAGATGATTTATGTGATCTTTTCACTCCTGATCCCATGACCTACATAGTCAGCACTGCACGTAAGACTGCAAAGCCTAAGATGGAGgagaaaatgatcaaatcaCCGTCCTCTGAGAAAGGTTCTTGCCCTTCATTCAACTGCAGTACTCCAGTTATTGGAACTGGTTCTCACAAAACTCCACATTTCAGAGTAACGGAATCTCCACTCACAGCGCCACCCTCAACATGTACATCCCATGTCTCATTGCCAAGTGTGACTTTGAAGCACACAAAagtgaaaaaactaaaacattgtTCCAAAGATAAGGGACATAAAAAATGTCCCAAAGCTTTTTCAGGCACACAGATTAAAGATGAGAATGTTAAATCTGAAGACAAAGGCACACCTCTCCTCCCCAGCAATGTGGGTTCATGCCCTTTGGAGACTGGCACTGGAACATTTGAGCAAACCTCTGTATCCCAGTGTACTCAGTCTCTACCACCAGAGGTGCAGGAAAATGAAGGGAATCAAAAGGAGATAAAAGAAGAGAATTCCATAGATGAGGAACTGGACCTAGGCCTGAGCATTGCCTATAAAGTAAATCTAACTCAGAGTTCAAATAGCAGTGAAGAAGAGCAGTTAATTTCCTTAAAGGAGATGATGGAGCGTGTTGCCAAGCCTCCAGATACACCAGAGAAGGGGACCTTCTCCGAGCCAGCTACACCTGTACATAACAGCACCCAGCCAAAAACT CTTTTACCATCCACCACAAAGCCAGGTGTCTACAAGAACAGTCTTGACCAGATGCTGATAGAGATGAACAGCAATAAAAG aGCTAAGGAGGTGGAGGCACAGCTTCTAGTTACATGTAAAGAAGAACTGCTGAAGATAACAGAGTATGAGGAGGAGAACCAGGAAGAAGGCATCTCTGCTGAGCAGCA GGAATTCCTGCAGCGTTACTCAGTGATGACTAGTGCAATCAGGGATGTGCCTCCAGGAGAAGTAGTGTTCAACTTGGACAAGTTTGGACAGATCTTCAACCAGAATACACTGCAGCTCAGACAGTGTATGGTCAATCCACAGGGGACAGCACAGAAAACACTTCTTTG GTCCAGCCCTGCTCAGCTGAGACTGCATGTGAATATTGGGTTATTTCAGGAAGCTTATGACAGAGACTTGCCCTGTCCAGCTGAGGTTACCCGTTTCCTATTCAAG ATGATGTCGGTCCACTCTGAGAGGATGCTGTCTGAAAAGATGCTACAAGCTCTGTGTGACATTGCCTGTTCTGCTGCTTATCAGATAG TGAAAAATGGGAGCAAGGAGTTTGAAGTGTGGGTGCCAAGTTTGGCTGATGTGACACTGGTACTGATGAACATGGGTGTTGACTTTGTTACACTCTTCCCTTTTGAAGAGCTACAGCCTCCATTCAGTGAGGGAGATTTGCT GGAGGATGTCTATATTATAACTGAGAGTCCCTTCATTAACAAGGAGCAAATTATTTATCCTGAACATAACTGCAGCAACATCTTTAAG taCCTGTCCTACTGTATGGGCCTGTGCCCCCAAGCGTATAGTGACGACGAGCTGCTGATGTTGCTAACCATGATGGGAACAATCAGCCTGGACACACAGCGCATCCTCCAGTCCACTGTGGAAGTGACCAGTCTTCAATATAAAATTGTCAACAACATCAGGGATTGGGACACTCAG cTACCCAGAATCTGTCAGGCCTTTACGAATTTAACTAATGATCATCACAACATGTGCCTTCTAGTTCAACTCCTGCCTGACAATACACGGggaaa ACAGCTTCGGCGACATCTTAGCCTGTCCATGATCTCAAAGTTGTTGGATGGAAGTTGCACCTACAAACCTCATCAGAATGAGTTCCAG CTTGCTGACTTAAGGCCGTACCTCCCCCGAATACAACCTTCTGCTCTTCTCCGGAGCCTGCAAAAAGATAAAGAAGAGGACATGGCCACTCTAGACCAACAG GCCTATTACCTGTGCTCTAGCCTTTTGACTCTAACAAATGAAGCATCCCATCTTCAGTACTTCCCACCTCATCAGAAg GAGCAGCTGCTTCTTTTGTCATTTGAGCTGGAAACCCATGTCAAGTGTGACATCAGAGAGAGTGAGAAATGTCTTTACCGCAGCAAG GTAAAGGACCTTGTGGCCAGGATCTACACTAAATGGCAGATGCTCCTTCAGAAGACTAAACCTCTTAAT GGAAAGCTGTATGATTATTGGCAGCCTGTGGAGACCTTTAGGATCAGCCaagatgatgaagaaactgaggATGAAACCATTTCAAGTGATGAAGATGAGAATGATGTTTTAAGTGCTGAGGAAAATGAGGCAGAGATGGAAGAAGAGGTGTTGGAGACAGGAGAGGACATGGAAGGGCCAGGAGACACTGAAGAAGACTTTACCAAGGATGAAGCAAGCAAAACAGAAGAGGCAAATAAGCCATTGACTGTTGAATCGAACCAAGTGATGCCTGAAATGCATCCTCAAGCTTTGGATGATCAAACTAATGATGGATTGAAGACATTATTGAGATGA